Proteins encoded within one genomic window of Natator depressus isolate rNatDep1 chromosome 1, rNatDep2.hap1, whole genome shotgun sequence:
- the NHLH2 gene encoding helix-loop-helix protein 2: protein MMLSPDQAADSDHPSSAPSDPESLAGTDAKGLLGCCVSDPEPVEEGGGEGKVGGRAALHPQQLSREEKRRRRRATAKYRSAHATRERIRVEAFNLAFAELRKLLPTLPPDKKLSKIEILRLAICYISYLNHVLDV from the coding sequence atGATGCTCAGCCCGGACCAAGCGGCGGATTCCGATCACCCCTCCTCGGCCCCCTCGGACCCGGAGTCCCTGGCGGGGACCGACGCCAAGGGGCTGCTGGGCTGCTGCGTCTCGGACCCGGAGCCGGTGGAGGAGGGCGGCGGGGAGGGCAAGGTGGGCGGCCGGgcggccctgcacccccagcagctGAGCCGCGAGGAGAAGCGGCGCCGGAGGAGGGCCACGGCCAAGTACCGCTCGGCCCACGCCACCCGCGAGCGGATCCGGGTGGAAGCCTTCAACCTGGCCTTCGCCGAGCTGCGCAAGCTgctgcccaccctgcccccggacaaaaaactctccaagatcGAGATCCTGCGCCTGGCCATCTGCTACATCTCCTATCTCAACCACGTGCTGGACGTGTAG